DNA from Arthrobacter sp. PvP023:
CCAGGAACGACATGGCCCGGAACGACCGGGAAGCGGAGCAGCCGGAACGGCAGCCTTCAAAGCCCAAGCGCTCCAGCGTGCCCAGCTGGGACGAAATAGTTTTCGGCGCACGCGGCGACTAAGGAAATAGTTTTCGGCGCACGCGGCGACTAAGCCGGTCCCGCCCCGCCTAGGCCCGCATCGGGACCTATGGCACCTTCCCGCCAGCCAAGTTTCCACGAGACTGGAGAGCGGAAGGTAGGAGGCCTCATTATGACCGTTCTCGTCGCTTACGCGACCGCGATGGGTTCCACCCGGGAGATAGCCCAGCGCGTGGCGTCCCGTATGGCGGTGCGGCTGGGTGAGGTTGAGTGCCGGTCCGTGGAGGAAGTCGGGTCCGTCGCCGGCTACAAGGCTGTCGTGGTCGGAAGCGCCATCCACAACCAGGCGTGGCTCCCCCCTGCTGCATTGTTCCTTGCCCGCCATGCGCCCGAGCTGGCCAAACGACCCGTCTGGGCCTTCAGCGTGGGGATGTCGGATGCCCTGCCGAAGCCTTTCCGCAAACGGGGTGCGGCGCTACAACAGGCGCGTCTGGCCGGAGTTTTGTCACAAGACGTTCCGCTTCGGGGCCACAGACTCTTCTCCGGCGTCTACGAGGCCGCCCAGATGCCGGTACTGCTCCGGCTGGTGTTCCGGCTCACCGGCGGCCGTTTCGGGGATTTGCGGGACTGGGCGGCTGTGGACGCCTGGACCGACGAGATCACAACCCACCTCACAAAACCTGCTCCGTCCGCGTCGTCAGGGAACGTCGCGGGATAGATAAGCCGGGTTGCTGCGCACCCTGGTCAGCTGTGCCGGGTTTCCCCTGAACCGTGCCACAGGCAGGCGTCCACCTCGAACGGCAGCAGCTGGTCCTGCTGGGCCATGACATTGGCTCCGTGCGCCGTGACCCGCCGCATGAAATGCCGCCGGCACAACGTCTCATAGCCCACCACGGGGGCATGATCCGCTGAGGCGGAGGCCGGGTCTCCGGCCATGTCGACGTCGCCCACCACCACTTGCGCCCCTTCAGTCACCATCACGCCGTCAACGGTGCGCGCGTTATGCGTGGCGCGGCGTCCGCACCAGCACAGGGCTTCCACCTGCAGGACCTGGACGCGGTCCGCGAGCTCAATAAGCCTCTGCGATCCCGGGAAGAGCCGGGTGCGGAAGTCCGCGCTGATTCCGAACGCAAACACGTCGACGTCGATCTCGTCCACAATCCGGGCCAGCTGTTCCACCTGCAGCGGGGAATAGAACTGGGCTTCGTCACAGATGAGGTAGTCCACCCGGAGGCCGCGGGTGCGGCGTTCTATGACCTCGTCCCAGAAATCCGTGGTGTCCAGGACCTCCACGCAGTCCGTCTCCAGTCCGAGCCGGCTGGAGATCCTTGCCCCGCCTGCCCGGTCGTTGCGGCTGAACCGGACACCGCCGCGCCCGCGGGCCCGGTGGTTGTGGTCCATCTGCAGGGCCAGGGTGGATTTTCCGCAGTCCATGGTGCCGGAGAAGAAGACAAGTTCAGCCACGCGCTCCCTTTCTGCCTTGAGCCTGGAAACAAAGAAGCGGAACCTCTCGCTCCGCTTTGGTCAGCGACCCGTGCTGCCCTACAACGTCCAACGCGGCAGCACGCACGCGGCGGGTGTCGTAGAACGCCAGGGCATCACGGGCGGCGATCATGACGTCGCCGATGCGCGCGCTGACCTCCGGCCTGACATCGCCGAACAGCCCGGCGGACACGGCCTCATCCCGGGTGAACGCCCAGATCCTGTCGCCGAACCGATCCCGCCACGATTCGATCAGCCTGGCCCGGTCCTGTTCACCGGCGTCCGGTTCAAGGTACAGGTGGACCATGCGCGGCTCCCCCGCTGTGTGCCGGACTCCGGCGATGAGGGCCGGTTCTGCCGAATAGTCGAGCCGCTGCGATTCAGGGACGTCGAGCATGCCGTGATCCGCCGTCAGCAGGACCGTGGTTCCCGGCGGAAGGGTTGCGTTCAGGCGCTTAACGGTGGCGTCGAGTTCTTCAAGCTGGTGTTCCCACTGGGCCGACTGGCAGCCGTAACGGTGTCCGGCTTTGTCCAGGTCGTTGACGTAGAAGTACATGAGTGAGCTGTCGGCGGCAAGCATGGCCTCCGCCGCTGCGGCCGTCCGTGCGTGCGGAGTACTGGCGGCGATAAACCGGCCTCCCCGCAGCGCTGCCTGCGTCATGGGCGAGGCGCCGAACTGCGGAAGGCTGATGGTGGTCACGTCGGTGTGGGCGGCCGCGCGCTCGAACACCGTGGGAAACGGCTGCCATACGCGGGGGTCCACGCCGGCATCCCAGTTGCCCAGCATGTTGACCACTTTGTCCTGCCCGGGATCGAGGACGTCGTAGCCCACCATTCCGTGCTGGCCGGCGGGGAGCCCCGTCCCGAAGCTGGCGAGCGAGGACGCCGTGGTGGAGGGAAAAGCGGAGTCCAGCGCCACCGGAACGGGGCCCTGGCCCTGCTGCATCACGGACCGGAGGAACGGGGTGTGCGCCGATTTCTGCTTGAGCAGGCTGCGGCCCAGGCCATCAGCCAGGACCACGCACACCCGCTTGGCTGCCGGCAGCTTCAACCGGTTCTCGAAGCCCTCGATCCCGAGGCTGGCTGCTGCGCTGGTGAGGACTTCCGCAATGGAGCGCTGGCCGAAGGCAGGCGCCGGAGGCAGGAGCGACGGAGCGGAGGTGCCTTCAACGATGGCTACGGCTGATGGTTCGGAGTTGTTTCCGGACGTCATCTCAGCGCTGGTGCCCGCGGCTGAGGCGGTTACCGAAGACGCCGGTGCGGGGGCGCGGCGCGGGAACGGGGCTGTGCGGCACGGGCGCCGGCGAACCGGTGTTGACGGCCCGCAGCGCCCGGGCGAACAGCTTGGCGTCCTGGACAGCCTGCAGGCCGTCAGCTTCGGCGCTGATGCGCAACACAATGTCTTCCTGGGCGATGGTGCCGCTGTAGCCGTGGTCCGCCTCGCACTGCGGATCACCGCAGCTGGCCGGGCCCATGTCCAGCCGCTGGCCCCCGGACCAGGCGATGGAAAGGGTGAGTTCCCGGACGGGGTCGGAAGGCTTGTAGTTCTGCGGCTGGGCGTACATGTAGCTCAGCACCACGGAGCGGATCTGCGCCACGGGCACCGACTCGGTGGAGATTTGCGCGACGATCTGTTCCCCGGCCTCGTCCAGCTGCTGGTCGTCAACGTGGGCGATGACCAGCATGTCGTCCGTCAGCACCAGCACCGTGATGTGGCGGCGTACTTCTGCCCGGTCGAAGTGGGTCTCAAGGTGCACAAGGTGCGCCATGCAATCGCGGCCGTCCAGTGCGTCGTCAACAACATCGGCCACCAGCCGGGGGTAGAAGCCTGCCTGCTGGAGGGCACCTTCAAGGCTCTGGCCCTGGGCACCGTGGTCATGCGCGTTATGGCTGTGGGGGGCCGGGTGACCGGTTCGGGGTGCTTGCGGCTTAGACGTGGGAGGCTGGGGACTCATTACCCCATTTTCACAGATCGGCTGGGCACTTGCTAACTGTGCTAGCTCCGCATCGCACGCCGGGCGCTGTCGGTCCGCTGGGCTGCGTTCGCGATCCGGACGTCGGCCGCCAGGATCGATGCGCCCCGCGGGCCGGCCAGGACAGGATTGAACTCAATCAGCGCTATTTCGGGATGGTTGTCCTTGAGCCGGGTCAACCGCGCCGCGATGTCCTCCAGTGCCGCCACATCCACGGCCGGCAGGCCCTGGTAGCCGAACAGTTTCCTGGCCGCGCGCGGCGCGCGGATGAAGTCGTGGACATCGGCGCCGGACAGCGGCGGCACCCGGTGGGCCCAGTCCTCCAGGAGGTTCACGGCATCACCGGCCAGCCCGAAGGAAACCACCGGACCCAGCAGCGGATCCTCAATCGCCCGGAACGTGCACGCCTGCCCCACCGGCGCCATCGTTTGGACCTCCATGGAGGGCGACCCGTACGGCGCCAGGGCGCGATGCATTTCAACGATGTTCCGCCGCAACGAATCGGCGTCCTGAATGTCCAGCCGCACGCCGCCCAGGTCCAGCCGGTGGCGCAGTGCGGGGTCCGTGGTTTTGAGCACCACGGGCCAGCCCAGCCGCTCCGCGGCCGCTACAGCCTGGTCCGGCGTCTCAAAGCCTTCAGAGGGAACAACATGGATGCCGTAATGGGCCAGCAGCGTTGACGCCTTGGCCGGGTCAAGCTGCACCAGCTGTTCGCCGGGGACGTCATGGAGCATGTCCTCCAGCTCAGTCCTGACATTCTCCGGGTCGCAGCCCTCCGGTTCAACGAACAGGCCCTGGTCGCGGTCCACCCACTCGGCGTACTTGACCACGGCTGCGAGCGCTGCGACGGCGGCGCCGGGGTTGGAGTAGCACGGCACTGATCCGCCTGCGGATTCGGCCTGCACCCGTTCGGTCTGCACCGGTTCGGCGCCCACCATGCCCTCGACGTAAACGGATGGGTCCAGGATCCCGGTGAAGGCGGCGACCACCGGTTTCCCGGCCGCCGCCGAGCATTCCGCCAAAACTCCGGCAATCTTTTCCACGGTCAGGCCGCGTGCCGGCAGCAGCGCCACCACCACGGCGTGGATGGACTCGGAAGCAAGTGTCCCGGCCAGGCTCTCGCGGAGGGCCGGCAACGCAAGGGACATGCCGGCGTCGAGATCCACGTCGGTGACGATCCGTTCAACGCCAAGCCCGTTGGCGGCGGCACTGTCCGCCACCACTTTGCCGAGCGCCCGGGAGTTGCTGAAAACGGCGATGTCCGCCCCGGCGGGCAGCGGCTGGCCGGCGACGATCTGTGCCACGTCCATGAGCTGCTCGATTGTCTCCACCCGGATCACACCGGACTGGCGCATCATCGCGTCCAGTGCGCCTGCGGGCGCCTGCGTGGTCCGCACCGCATGCCCGGGCGGCAGCTGGAGGCCCATGGCGTCCGATTTCGCGACAATGACGGGTTTGGTGCGGGCAAGGCGCCGGGCGAGACGCGAAAACTTGCGCGGATTGCCGATGGATTCGAGGTAGAGCCCCACCGCGGCGGTGTCGGCGTCGTCCTCCCAGAACTGCATCATGTCGTTGCCGGAGACGTCCGCCCGGTTACCGGCCGAAAGGAAGGTGGAGAGGCCCAGCCGGCGCCGGCTGGAGGCCGCGTACAACGCCACTCCGATGGCGGCGGACTGGCTGAACAGGCCAAGGCCGCCCCGGCGCGGCAGGCTCGGCGCCATTGACGCGTTCAGGGACACGGCCGGGTTGGTGTTGACGATACCCAGGGACGCCGGACCGATCACGCGCATTCCGTTGGACCTGGCCTGGCGGACCAGCTCGCGTTGCCGCGCCAGCCCGCGTTCGCCGTCGTCGGCGTAACCGGCTGTCGCCACCACAACGCCCTTGACTCCGGCGGCCGCGCAGTCCGCCACGACTTTGGGGACTTCCTCATACGGGACGGCGATGATGGCCAGCCCGACAGGGTCCGGCACCTCCGAGAGCCTCGCGAAGGACAGCATGCCCGCAAGTTCCAGCGCCTCGGGGTTGATGGCATACACGGGCCCGGTGAAGCCGCCTTCGATGATGTGTTCGAGCAGCTGGTAGCCGATGGTGCCCCATTTGCGGCTGGCTCCGATAACGGCGACCGACGACGGCGCCAGGAGCTCCTGGATGCTTCGCGCCTCCGCGCGGTGCTCACGTGCCTCCATCACGGCCCGG
Protein-coding regions in this window:
- a CDS encoding alkaline phosphatase family protein, giving the protein MTSGNNSEPSAVAIVEGTSAPSLLPPAPAFGQRSIAEVLTSAAASLGIEGFENRLKLPAAKRVCVVLADGLGRSLLKQKSAHTPFLRSVMQQGQGPVPVALDSAFPSTTASSLASFGTGLPAGQHGMVGYDVLDPGQDKVVNMLGNWDAGVDPRVWQPFPTVFERAAAHTDVTTISLPQFGASPMTQAALRGGRFIAASTPHARTAAAAEAMLAADSSLMYFYVNDLDKAGHRYGCQSAQWEHQLEELDATVKRLNATLPPGTTVLLTADHGMLDVPESQRLDYSAEPALIAGVRHTAGEPRMVHLYLEPDAGEQDRARLIESWRDRFGDRIWAFTRDEAVSAGLFGDVRPEVSARIGDVMIAARDALAFYDTRRVRAAALDVVGQHGSLTKAEREVPLLCFQAQGRKGARG
- a CDS encoding GNAT family N-acetyltransferase, which encodes MVDQPGDGVYPEYWEADVVLRDGGTAHLRPIHPSDADAVQAFHTGQSQKSIYMRFFAFKARLSSKELKRFTEVDYKDRVALVITIGGEILGIGRYDRLADPEEAEVAFNIADAHQGRGIGSILLEHLAAAARENGIRKFSAEVLPENRKMLMVFSDAGYDVKRHFDDGVVSLEFNIDPTEKSRAVMEAREHRAEARSIQELLAPSSVAVIGASRKWGTIGYQLLEHIIEGGFTGPVYAINPEALELAGMLSFARLSEVPDPVGLAIIAVPYEEVPKVVADCAAAGVKGVVVATAGYADDGERGLARQRELVRQARSNGMRVIGPASLGIVNTNPAVSLNASMAPSLPRRGGLGLFSQSAAIGVALYAASSRRRLGLSTFLSAGNRADVSGNDMMQFWEDDADTAAVGLYLESIGNPRKFSRLARRLARTKPVIVAKSDAMGLQLPPGHAVRTTQAPAGALDAMMRQSGVIRVETIEQLMDVAQIVAGQPLPAGADIAVFSNSRALGKVVADSAAANGLGVERIVTDVDLDAGMSLALPALRESLAGTLASESIHAVVVALLPARGLTVEKIAGVLAECSAAAGKPVVAAFTGILDPSVYVEGMVGAEPVQTERVQAESAGGSVPCYSNPGAAVAALAAVVKYAEWVDRDQGLFVEPEGCDPENVRTELEDMLHDVPGEQLVQLDPAKASTLLAHYGIHVVPSEGFETPDQAVAAAERLGWPVVLKTTDPALRHRLDLGGVRLDIQDADSLRRNIVEMHRALAPYGSPSMEVQTMAPVGQACTFRAIEDPLLGPVVSFGLAGDAVNLLEDWAHRVPPLSGADVHDFIRAPRAARKLFGYQGLPAVDVAALEDIAARLTRLKDNHPEIALIEFNPVLAGPRGASILAADVRIANAAQRTDSARRAMRS
- a CDS encoding flavodoxin domain-containing protein, with product MTVLVAYATAMGSTREIAQRVASRMAVRLGEVECRSVEEVGSVAGYKAVVVGSAIHNQAWLPPAALFLARHAPELAKRPVWAFSVGMSDALPKPFRKRGAALQQARLAGVLSQDVPLRGHRLFSGVYEAAQMPVLLRLVFRLTGGRFGDLRDWAAVDAWTDEITTHLTKPAPSASSGNVAG
- a CDS encoding DUF5998 family protein; this encodes MSPQPPTSKPQAPRTGHPAPHSHNAHDHGAQGQSLEGALQQAGFYPRLVADVVDDALDGRDCMAHLVHLETHFDRAEVRRHITVLVLTDDMLVIAHVDDQQLDEAGEQIVAQISTESVPVAQIRSVVLSYMYAQPQNYKPSDPVRELTLSIAWSGGQRLDMGPASCGDPQCEADHGYSGTIAQEDIVLRISAEADGLQAVQDAKLFARALRAVNTGSPAPVPHSPVPAPRPRTGVFGNRLSRGHQR
- a CDS encoding thymidine kinase, translated to MAELVFFSGTMDCGKSTLALQMDHNHRARGRGGVRFSRNDRAGGARISSRLGLETDCVEVLDTTDFWDEVIERRTRGLRVDYLICDEAQFYSPLQVEQLARIVDEIDVDVFAFGISADFRTRLFPGSQRLIELADRVQVLQVEALCWCGRRATHNARTVDGVMVTEGAQVVVGDVDMAGDPASASADHAPVVGYETLCRRHFMRRVTAHGANVMAQQDQLLPFEVDACLWHGSGETRHS